Proteins encoded together in one Thermococcus sp. window:
- a CDS encoding chloride channel protein, with product MNREWDLRRYVEKWSILLGISAIAGLVGGLGALIFRLMIDAFHNLFFRRVLSEVSFTVGGINFGYILLPVLGAFLIAPMVKKYPELRGNGVPEVIEGIIFKSGKIGAKLAFLKTLATAISIGSGAPLGREGPSAFIGAALDSALAERLPKSQARKLITTCGLAAGIAGTFNTPLAGAFFALEVIYMGAITINLVPIFVSAIIGNAITLVVLHNPVRFPVLNPSISVLVGIPFYFFLGIILGLIGYGYTRALYRATDFFDELSRRYSFELRLFIGAIGIGLIGMLFPHDGIFGVGFGGIKDALLGKFTLETLLILAVAKMVATLLAISSGFSGGIFAPSLFIGTMLGSAFGVVVSHFIPSNVEAYALAGMAGFFSASTQAPLTQIIMITEMSGTYAYSPGVALTSVVAFLTARAFFKGSSIYTIKLEKKGIRIKTGRPLILETIAVHEIMSTDVVKINEKRPLIEVESIIAHTGHDFLPVVDDEGRVVGIVGVPDILGKSTSIKKLPVERFMRRSFAVVTPMETAQDALEKILMNDQNLLPVVNETGKLIGVVTKKDIYRAYYYAIEGIYLW from the coding sequence ATGAACAGGGAATGGGATCTCAGAAGATATGTCGAAAAGTGGTCGATACTCCTTGGAATTTCTGCTATAGCAGGATTAGTTGGTGGTCTGGGTGCCCTAATCTTCAGGCTGATGATAGACGCCTTCCACAACCTCTTTTTTAGAAGAGTCCTTTCGGAGGTCTCATTTACCGTTGGGGGAATAAACTTCGGCTACATACTCCTCCCAGTTCTCGGAGCGTTTCTGATTGCCCCTATGGTCAAGAAGTACCCGGAACTGAGGGGCAACGGTGTTCCGGAGGTCATAGAGGGTATAATATTCAAGAGCGGGAAGATAGGGGCAAAGCTGGCCTTTCTAAAAACCCTCGCAACGGCGATTTCCATAGGCTCAGGTGCACCGCTGGGCCGTGAAGGTCCCTCCGCCTTTATAGGGGCGGCGCTTGATTCTGCACTAGCCGAGAGGCTACCCAAATCCCAAGCCAGAAAACTGATAACCACCTGCGGTCTTGCCGCGGGAATAGCGGGAACCTTCAACACACCCCTCGCAGGGGCGTTTTTTGCCCTCGAAGTAATCTACATGGGCGCAATAACGATAAACCTCGTCCCGATATTTGTCTCTGCCATAATTGGAAACGCTATAACGCTCGTGGTTCTCCACAACCCTGTACGCTTCCCGGTTCTTAACCCCTCAATAAGTGTTCTAGTTGGAATTCCCTTCTATTTCTTCCTCGGTATTATCCTTGGTCTAATAGGTTATGGGTACACAAGGGCACTCTACAGGGCGACGGATTTTTTTGATGAGCTTTCCCGGAGGTATTCTTTTGAGCTACGTCTCTTTATCGGTGCCATTGGGATAGGATTGATAGGAATGCTGTTTCCCCACGATGGCATTTTTGGGGTGGGGTTCGGGGGTATAAAAGACGCTCTTCTCGGTAAGTTCACACTTGAAACTCTCCTGATACTGGCCGTCGCTAAAATGGTCGCGACCCTTCTTGCGATAAGTTCTGGGTTTTCGGGAGGAATATTCGCCCCAAGTCTGTTCATCGGAACGATGCTGGGCTCTGCATTCGGTGTCGTTGTTTCCCATTTTATCCCCTCAAACGTTGAGGCCTATGCCCTGGCGGGAATGGCGGGATTTTTCTCCGCGTCAACACAGGCCCCGCTGACGCAGATAATAATGATAACAGAGATGTCAGGCACCTACGCCTACTCACCGGGTGTTGCATTGACTTCAGTTGTAGCGTTTTTAACCGCTAGAGCATTCTTCAAAGGTTCATCTATCTATACAATTAAACTCGAGAAGAAAGGAATCCGAATAAAAACCGGAAGGCCGTTGATTCTCGAAACGATAGCGGTTCACGAGATAATGAGCACGGACGTTGTTAAAATCAATGAAAAGAGACCGCTCATTGAAGTTGAGAGTATAATAGCTCACACTGGTCACGATTTTCTTCCAGTTGTTGATGATGAGGGTAGGGTCGTTGGTATAGTGGGCGTCCCCGATATTCTGGGAAAATCAACATCAATCAAGAAACTTCCCGTTGAAAGGTTTATGAGACGTAGCTTTGCCGTGGTAACGCCGATGGAAACAGCCCAAGATGCCCTTGAAAAAATCCTGATGAACGATCAGAACCTCCTTCCCGTTGTTAATGAAACCGGCAAACTCATTGGTGTCGTGACCAAGAAGGACATCTACCGTGCCTATTACTA